From the genome of Setaria viridis chromosome 1, Setaria_viridis_v4.0, whole genome shotgun sequence:
gttttttttttgaaacactgGCAGGAGCGCTGCCTATTGATTTAAGAGGAATAGCTGCCTATTGATTTAAGAGGAATAGAagtttaaagtttagcattACATGACTATTACATAAAACTAGAAACTCTCGTTCTCAACAATAAACGAAAACCTACTGAAAACATTACGAAACAATAGGATCTTCTCGGATAAACGGTGTGCCACAGGCCATTCTTCTGAGTAGGATGTCATTTCGAATGAGATGAACAAGCTGAACAGCCGTCAGAGATTTACTGTCGAAGATTCGCCGATTCCTTTCTTTCCATATGTTCCAAGTAGTGTACATGATTACTGCTACCACCGATCGATGATGTTTTCCTTTTAGGGGCTTCAAAATCGATTCCCACCACTCCTGAATGCCCCCCTTGTGTGCTGAAATGAAGTAACCCATCCAATTGGACATCAGAAACCAAACTTGCTTGGCATAAGAGCATCGTAAGCATATATGAGTTGCATTTTCAGGCTCCTGGTCACAGAGCACACACGTTTCAGAACAAGTCCAACTTCTAGCTAGGAGATTATCAGCTGTCAGAAGTTTCGATTGAAGCAGAAGCCAAGCAAAGAATTTCAACTTCCCTTCAGCATAAGCTCGCCAAATATTATCTCCCTGCACCACTGAGACTGAGACAGTTCCCTGCAGTTGAGCTAGATAAGCTGATTTTGCAGTGTACTGACCATCTGTTATCCATCTCCACGAAATTGCATCATCTTGATCAGTAAGCTAGATATTTTGCACCAAATCCCATAAGATAATAAATTCAGACATCTCTTGAAGAGTGGTCATACGCTATAGCCCTCTAGTCCAGTTATGATTAGTTAGTTCTTGAACTATTCTTTGTTTTCTCCAAGCTAGCTTGTAGAGGTTGGGAGCAAAGTCCACAGGAGCCTTTCCTGCTAGCCGGCTGCTTTGCCAAAATTTAACCTTTGATCCATTCCCAACAGATATAACCGTGCTTACCCTAAACAACTGCCTGCCTAGATTGTCACATGGAATAGATGTCCCAACCCATGGCCTGTGAGGACAAATGCTAGTTCTCCTCCGCTCGTCTCTTCATCAGAGACAAAGAAGCATGGACAGAGCATGGCGATACAACACAAAGGGAAGTAAGTAGTTTGGAGATGACCATGCGTCAAACAATCGTACTCAAGAATTGTGCTTAAGAAGAGTTCTACAAAAGCCCATCCGTTTTCACGGGATTCTTACTAAATCCACATTTTCTGCTTTTAAAAAACGAAATTCACATTTGTGCCGTCGTTCGAGGCCCCCAaacagcaaagcaaagcaaagaaaTGGCTAGGGGAATCTTTGTAAGTGGACGGTAGGGGCCCCATCCGAGCTCTCTCAAGTGCATCGCCCCTTTCATAATGGcgcccccccctcccctcccctcctccttcttAAATGAGGCACGGCTCCCTCTTTAATCTTTACACGTCGCCACGCTCTCTCCCCCGTCAAATCAAGCAGGCTACACACCCAACCCATCCCTTATCATTGGCACGCCCCTAAACAATTACTACCACGACGAGCAGCTAGCGACGACGCCATTAGCGTGATGATGATTTGGTTGGCGGCCATCATTAGGAGGGGTTGATGGGGGGAGATTAACAAACGCGGCGAGTATTAGAATTCAGAACAGGGTGGTGGCCTTGGATTTGGACGGGTATGACCGATACGTGTGTGCATCGTATCTTTGCTTTGCTGCGGCTAGTTTGGCTTTGAAGCTTCATGGGCAAGTGCCCGCGAGATGCGGCAATCATAAGCATAGTTTCTCAATTCATCATGAATAAAATaagaacaaaaaagaaagaaagaaaaaggaatggcTCGCCGCATGGCCATTATGTGGTttggcgccgcgccggccaccaccaccacccctccGTTGCCGTGCACTCGGACATGCCGTGACTGTCACGAGGTACCGGCCGGATGGCGTAAGTTACGCGTTCCATTGATTTTGGACCACACGGTATGTTGCAACCAGTGTGCGACTGTATCGTGTATTGCCAATCTGCCACAGTAAAGCTGGCGAGTGTACGCTGGTGATGCATCATGCGTGCATGTTCACGTAGAATTCAGGTACTGAGAAAAGATGGTCCTCCAGTACCAGGATCTAGGTACCGTCAGGACTGTGTACTGCTATTATAATgccagtaccttgaggaggagGACATCCGTCCCCAATTGCACATGTCGCATGATTTCTCGCTAGTATGAGCGACACTTTATAATGTCTTCTGTATTGTTCAAATTGGCCTCGAGATTTTACGCAACCTCGTAGGAATATAGGTACATAATTTTATTCCTATGAGCAAATATGAAAAACTAGACCGACATACCATGATTAAAATAAATTCAAGAAAATATAAATACCCGTACCAAGTCCATGACTCGATGGTCATGTTTCACCATAAAAAATCTAACTATGCTCAGTTCATGATTAAATTGAGGTTTCAtgtttctctatttttcttATCTTTTGATGGTGTCTCCTAATATTACAGAGGGGTTGTCCTGGAGAAGGCGATCATAACTCGAGCAGTACAAATCTCATGGCACAAATCTAGGCAAGATCACGCAGGGCAAAAGGATAGGATTTACTAGCCTAGACGCGTGCCTGCCAGCCTAGCATATTGGCTCGTTCTGAACGTACATGTAACGGATGGTACACTAGACCAGTTCTTGTTATGAGATGGGCATATAATAACAATCCGGACTCCTGAAAATTACATATACTAGTAGAACAAAACGTGCCTGGCTGATTGGCTCCTTTCACAATGATGCGCTTGGACACTGAGCAATTCTCTCCTATATACTATGCAACAATACAAAAGAAGTCTTTTGATTGGGATCAACCTAAGGTAAAGGTGATGGATGATCATTTGAACTAccttgctttctttttttttaaaaaaaattgtaaactatctactactccatccgttccaaattataggtcgttttgacttttttagatgcatagatattattatgcatctagacatagggtatatctaagtgcaaaGTAAATTCTATGAATataaaaaaagccaaaacgacctataatttggaacggagggagtaggttcAAATAAAACCCAGTAGTAGATTACATGTAAACATAAAAATAAGGGTGAGGACCACACAAAAGACTCCAACAATCTCATGCCCGTGATCAACTACCTCAATTAGTCTCCCAAATCCGAATAGTTTAGCCTAAACACTACACTAACACATGAACACCCACACCACGCTGATCTCACTGCAGACGTGTGCAGCCAGCATCCTACTGTTCACTAATTCACTGCCAGCGTGGCAACTTTCACGCACAGCATTTTTGTCGACACGTCAGCGTCACGACGATACCGTGCAGCTGGAAGCAGTGCATGTTGGGTTAAGCTTTTCTTGCATGATGATGCCTTGTTTTTTTAAGCGCATGGCACCAACTGAAAGCTGGACGCCGCCTGCTTTTTAACTAACACCTATAAACAGATCATCCTCTGGCTCACTCACACACAGCATCATCATGCTTCACAGGCGGAGCCGCACGCTGGGAGGGAGCTCCGATCGAGCAGCGGCTCGCCGGGCCGTCGCGGCGATGAAGGGCGGCCGGAGCAGCAATGGCGCCGCCACCGACCTGCTCGTCTGCTTCCCGTCGCGGGCGCACCTCGCCCTCATGCCGCCCAAGGCCATCTGCAGCCCGTCACGGCCGTCCGCGTCCGAGCCGGTCAAGCGCCGCCACAGCACCAGCCGGGCGCCGCCCAGCGGGCTCTACAAGTCGGCCACGGCCAGGAACCcgagccgccgcgccgccgcggcggatgGCCCCGTGGACGAGGAGCCGTCGTCGCCCAAGGTGACGTGCGTGGGGCAGATCAAGGCGCGCCCGGCCAAGCCCAAGGGCctcagcggcggaggcggcagcggcgacgggaAGAAGAGCAAGAAGGCCACGTGGCTGCAGGCGCTGGGGATAAAGAAGGACGCCATGGCGCTCTTGGACGCCCTGCACGGCGCCTTCCGGTTCAACGTCGCCGGATGCTTCGGCAGCTTCCCCGGCGCCGTGGGCGTGGGGTACACTTCCggggaggatgacgacgacgaggaaggtGAGGAGCGCGCCGAGAAGGAAACCGAGCACGGCGAGGCATTGGCCAGGTGGTTCATGGTGTTGGAGGAAGGCAAGAAGGTGTCCGCCAAGAAACTGCAGGGACAAGAGCCACAACAGAACCAGGGGGAGGAGGACAAGGAGCAAGATGTGGTGCCGCCGGCGAACGCGCTGATGCTGATGCGGTGCCGGTCGGCACCGGCAAAGGGGTTGGCGAGGAGGCTGGAAGCAGAGGACTCTGAGGATGTCAAGATCGCCAAGAAGACTCCAGAGGAAGAGAATGAGAAGGAGAGCCTGGTGCTCATGACCTACTCACCGGACTTCTTCAAGGTGTCACTTGACATAGCCAAGGAGACGTGGATCGTTGGCGGTGACGACGCGGTCTTGCGCTGCCGGAGCTGGAAGAGATGATCACAAGGATCGTTCAACAAGGAATGTATGTGCGTTTTTGTTTACCTTCTACTCCttgctttcttttttgtttctctcttctttttccccCTCTTGAGAATTACTACTCTTTGCATAAGGCTCGAGTGAAGGGTTTGATCAGCACGCAGCAGAATTAGTTTCGCCAGGGCCATCATATTGGCATCTCGGCAAAACATTCCTGCTCTGTAAATAGTGCTGTAACGCCCCTTGTTAAATGTTACCCAGGTATACTTTACTGGTGATATGTGAGATTGATAGTAAATATAATGATGAGCTTGACAGCTCCTTTCGTGCTAGTAAAGTTTCTCTTGGACATGTAGATAAAATTCTCTAGATGCTTTACTCCTGGCCTAATGATGGACAAGAATCTCCATGATGGATGAACTTTTCAGAATATCTtgttatccttttctttttgaaactgAATGCTTTGTTGTCATGCTTCATTAGTTTGCCTCTATTCAGCTCATATTAGCTGGGAGGAACGGCAAGCTCAGTTCCTTTTACGAACTATAGAGGTGTCGGTCTGTGGGATTTAGCTGGAGCTATCATTTTTTGGCCCAACAACTGTTCCTAAATAAGGCCAGCCATGCTCCATGTTCCAACAAGAATTGTACTTGCGTCTGCCCAACAGCAATCACTGTCACAACCATTATCTGAGATTCTGAAAGGAACTAAAAGACAGTTCAAGATTAGCAGATGATTTTAGAGTGAGATCCAAGGTTGGTGGATTTCATTCATTTTTCTTGTTAACTAGAAATTGATAGTTCACTAGCAAAGCTTGCATTGCACCTAGTCCTAGCTAGAGCCAGTTGACTGTCAGTCCGTCATAAAAATCTGTTAGTTCTATCCTTCAGGTAATTCAGTAGAATTATTTGCCAGTTTAGCCAAGCTAAATGTTTCAAGACGCTACATTTGACAACTGATGACAGAGACATCTGAAACTTTTGTC
Proteins encoded in this window:
- the LOC117865689 gene encoding uncharacterized protein — encoded protein: MLHRRSRTLGGSSDRAAARRAVAAMKGGRSSNGAATDLLVCFPSRAHLALMPPKAICSPSRPSASEPVKRRHSTSRAPPSGLYKSATARNPSRRAAAADGPVDEEPSSPKVTCVGQIKARPAKPKGLSGGGGSGDGKKSKKATWLQALGIKKDAMALLDALHGAFRFNVAGCFGSFPGAVGVGYTSGEDDDDEEGEERAEKETEHGEALARWFMVLEEGKKVSAKKLQGQEPQQNQGEEDKEQDVVPPANALMLMRCRSAPAKGLARRLEAEDSEDVKIAKKTPEEENEKESLVLMTYSPDFFKVSLDIAKETWIVGGDDAVLRCRSWKR